The nucleotide window CGTCCGACAACCGCACGCCGGTGCCCGCCGCCGCGAGTTGCATCACGGCCTTCGCGTGGTCGGCGGCCGGATGTTCCATCGACTGATAGGCCGCGGCGATACCCAGGGACGCCGAGTAGTCGTAGGTCCCGTAGTGCAGAGCGGTCACCCGACCCTCGCCGGCGTGGATCATCGGCGCGACGGCCGCCGTGCCGTCGACGCCCATGACCGCCTGGGGGGTCTCCACCTGGATCTCGAAACCGATGCGGCCGTCGGGCAGTCCGTGAACTCGCTCGAGTTCGCGGGCGACGCCGACCATCGCGACGACCTGATCGGTCGAGGTGACCTTGGGCAGCGTCAGCGTCAACCCCGCCGGGAGGTCGCCGGTCTCCGCCAGACCGGCGACGAACAGGTCGAGGGTGCGCAGGCCGCGGGCTCGGACGTCGGCCTCGAAGCACTTGAAACGGATGCCGAGGAACGGCGGCGAGGCGTCGCCGGCCGCCCGGATCGCGGCGACGGCGGCGTCGACCGCCGCGTCCTCCTCGTCGTCGGAGCGGACGCCGTAGCCGTCTTCGAAGTCGATACGGAGGTCCTCGACGGGCTCGGTGCGCAGCTTGCCCTCCACCAGATCCGCGAGCGCGGATGCGGTCGAGTCGGTGTGGGCGACGGTCGAGCGGGCGATGGCGGCGAGGCCGCCGTGATCGGCAGCCGTGTCCAGCGCCGCCCGTCCCCAGTCCCGGGCCAGATCCGCTGAGTACCGGTCGGCGGGGACGTAGACCGTGTGGACCGGCTGCCGGCTCCCGTCGTCGCCAGGATACCGATCGGACAGGACGGCGTCTGCCGGTGCGAGGGTGGCCTCGACCTCGGCGAGGAAGGCCGCACCGAGGCGGCCGGGTTGCACACTCACGAGGCGCCCCCTAATGACGATTGGTGGAAAAAGAATTCCGCAGGGCGGAGTTTACTGCAGATCAGGTGCCAGCCACCACTCCTGGAGCGGAATGCCCGCCGATTGTGGTTTCACATGATGGAACGTAGCGTGATGTCGGACTGTGGAGGTGGCGATGGCGGGGAACTCGGGCGGTGTGCAGTCCGTCGAGCGGGCATTCGAGCTGCTCGAACTCATCGGGCGCGCCGGCGGCGAGTGTTCCCTGAGTCATCTGTCGGCGGAATCGCCGCTGCCGCCCCCCACCATTCACCGGCTGCTGCGGACGCTCGTGGGGATCGGCTACGTCCGGCAACTCCCGAATCGGTCATACGCCCTGGGCCCCCGGCTCATCCGGCTCGGTGAGGTGGCCAATCGGCAGCTCGGCGCAGTCGCCGCGCCCGTCCTCGCCTCGCTGGTCGGCGAGCTCAGCGAGACCGCGAGTCTCGCGGTGCTCGACGGGGACATGGTCATCTACGTGGCTCAGGTCCCGTCGCCGCACAGCATGCGGACCAACAACGAGGTCGGCCGTCGGGTGACGATGCACAACACCGCGGTGGGCAAGGCCGTCCTCGCTGAACTCGACGACGCGCGCATCCTCAAACACGTCACCCAGGCAGGGCTCACCGCGGCCACCGAGTGGAGCGTGACGTCGCTGTCCGGCGTGTTCGCCGCCGTCGAGCAGGTGCGCGCGGACGGCGTCGCCACGGACGAACAAGAACACGAGGTCGGGGTCTGCGGCATGGCGGTCGCGGTCCCCGGCGCTCCCACGCCGATGGCGGTCGGCATCTCGGGGCCGGTGGCCCGATTCGACGACGACCTGCGTACCCGTGCGGTCGGGGCGCTGCGCGCGGCGGCCGGGACCGTGTCCGAGGCGCTCATCGGGTCCAGGGAGACCTAGATCCGGGAAGTAGGTCAGATGGTGAGCTTCGTCGGTGTCGTGCGGTTCGCGCCGTCGCCGCTGGAGCCGTCGCCGATCTGACCGTCGTTGTTGAATCCCCAGCAGTACACCGACGCCGCCGACATCGCGCACGACGTCCCGTTGCCGGTCGAGATCGACGTGACGTCGGTCAGTGTCGAGACCTCGCGGGGGATCTTCACCGAACCGCCGGAGGAGCCGAGCTGGCTGCGGTCGTCGTCGCCCCAGCAGAAAGCCCGGTCGTCGGAGACCGCGCAGGTGGTGCCCCAGTCGGTGGAGATGGCCGAGACCCCGCTGAGGTTGCTGACCTTGACCGGTGCCTGACGGGTCTCGCTGGTGCCGTCGCCGATCTGACCGTAGGCGTTGGAACCCCAGCACCAGGCGTCGCCGCCGGCGACCGCGCAGGTCGTCTGGAAATAGGTGCTGGTGTTGGTGTTCGGGTCGTCGTCATCGGATGCCTCGTGATAGCCGCCGATGGCGATGTCGGTGACGTCGGTCAGTGTGCCGACCTTGACCGGTGCCGAGCGTGCCGTCGTGCTTCCGTCGCCGATCTGCCCGTTGTCGTTGGCGCCCCAGCAGAACGCCGACCCGTCCGACACGGCGCAGGTGGTGCCGTAGGCGGTCGCGATGTCGGTGACGACGCCGAGCCCGGGAACCTTCGTCGGGGCCGACACCGGGTCGGTGCCGCCGCCGGTGCCGAGCTGGCCGTACTCGTTGTTGCCCCAGCAATAGGCGTCGGTGCCGGCGACCGCGCAGGTGGTGCCCCACCCGGTGGAGATCGCCTTGACGTCGGAGATGGTGCCGACCTTCGTCGCGGTGTCCACCGTCGATCCGCTGGTGCCGTTGCCGACTTCGCCGTAGTGGTTGTTACCCCAGCAGAAGGCATCGCCGGCGGCGATGGCGCAGGCCGTCGCGACGTAGGCGTTCTCGCCGGTGAGGTAGCCGCCGGTGGCGACCGCGGTGGCGTTCGAGACGCCGGTCACCGGGACCGGGCGGGTGTGCGGCGTCGTGGTGCCGTCGCCGAGCTGACCCGTGTCGTTGTCGCCCCAGCAGTGCACGCTGCCGGTGACCACGGCACAGCTGCTGCCGAAGTTGGTGGTCACCACCGGCTGCGCGACGGTGGCCTTCTCCGGGTCGTCGACGGTGCTGCCGATGACGGCCAGCCCGACCACGGCCGCGACCACGAGCAGCAGCACGGCGCCGAGCACGCCGGCGATGATCAGCCCGGTCCGCTTCTTCTTTCCCGGCGGGACCGGCGGCATGCCCGCCGGGTATCCGGGTTGGGGCTGGCCGGGTTGCGCGTGCGGGCCCGAGAGGTGGGGCGCCGAGGAGTACATCGGCTGCGGTCCCGACGGTTTGTTCATCAGTGGCTGCGGCCCCGACGGCCCGGTCATCGTCGCCTGCGGAGGAGGCGTGTACTGGCCGTGGGGTGGGCCGAAGTGCTGCTGGGGTCCCGAGGGGTGCCCGGCGGACGGGCCGCCGGTGCCGCCGCCGACGAGGGTGGGCGGTGGCACCGAGCCGGCGACCATCGTGTTTCCCTGCGCCGCAGGCGAATCGAGAGCGGACTTCAGCGCGGCCGCGAAGCTGCGGCAGTCGGGGTAGCGGGCCGCGGGGTTCTTCGACAACGCGCGCTGGAACACCGGGTCGAGTTGGGCGAGGTCGCCGCGCAGCTGGCCGATGTGAGGGACAGGCCGCTGGATGTGTCCCAGCATCACCGAGGGCTCGGACTGCCCCACGAAGGGAGGCTGTCCGGCGAGCAGGGCGTACGCGGTGCAGGCCAGCGAGTACTGGTCCGACCGCGCCGTGGCGTCGGCACCCTCGAGAGTCTCCGGGGCCGAGAAGGCGACCGTCCCGATGAAGGAATGAGTGCCGGTCAGGTTGGCCGAGCCGGCGAGTTTGGCGATGCCGAAGTCGAGCACCAAGGCGCGTTCGACGACGCTCGTCGCAGGGTCTCGCGTGACGAGGATGTTGGCGGGCTTGATGTCGCGGTGCACCACGTGGTGGCGGTGCGCGTAGTCGAGGGCGTCGGCGACCTCGGTGACGACCGTGGACACCTCGGCCGGCGTCAGGCGCTCCTCGGTGAGGTCCTTGCCGTCGACGTAGCTCATCGAGAACCACGGCGAGCCGTCGGAGATCCCGTACTGATGGATGGTGATGATGCTGCGATGGTCGAGTTTCGCGGTGGTGCGTGCCTCGTTGGTGAAGCGCTGGTTGAAGCCGGGCTGCGCACTGACCGCCGTGGAGATGACCTTCAGGGCTTCGCGTCGTTCCAGCTGCAGGTTCTCGACGAGGTACACCTCGCCCATACCGCCCGCGCCGAGCTGAGAGACCACGCGATAACCGGCGATGTGGGTGCCGGGACTCAACGGCACGGCGTCACCTCTTCCTGGACTTGGCCCGACGGGTTCCAAATGACTGCTCTCGCAGACGTATGCAGGGACGATACCGAAACCGGAGGGGCCCGGGGCACCCTTCAACCGGATGACGGCGCCGTCGTCAGAACGTGACCTGCGTGGGGGTCGGACGGTCGTCGGTGCCGCCGACGCCGAGCTGCCCGGTGGCGTTGAAACCCCAGCACCAGAGGTACTCCGACGCGAGCGCGCACGAGGTCCGCTCGCCGGCGGATACCGCACTCACATCCGACAATTCGCGCACACGGGTGGGCGCCGGACGGTCGGTCAGCGTGCCGTCGCCGACCGATCCCCAGGCGTTGGCGCCCCAGCAGTACGCGACGCCCCCGGCGAGTGCACAGGTGGTGTTCGACGTGCCCGTGCTGATGGACTCGACCTCGCCGAGGCCGGTCACCGGCGTCGCCGTGCGGCGACCGTAGGTGCTGCCGTCGCCGAGCTGCCCGAAGTCGTTGTTGCCCCAGCAATACGCGCTCGCCCCGGCGACCGCGCAGGCGGTGGCGGCGCCGGCGGAGACCGTGGTCGCGCCGTCCAGGTCGGCGACCCGTGTCGGGCTGACCCGATTGGTGGTCGTGCCGTCGCCGACCTGCCCGTTGTCGTTGAGTCCCCAGCAGTAGGCGTCGCCCGCGGCGACGGCGCAGGCGAAGTTCACGCCGACGCTGATCGCGGTCACGTCGTCGAGGCCGGCGACGCGGACCGGTCGGTACTGGTTGGCGGTGGAGCCGTCGCCGAGCTGGTCGAAGTCGTTGGTGCCCCAGCAGTACGCCGCGCCCGCCGAGATCGCGCAGGTGGCCCAGTTGGCGGTCGAGATGGCGGTGACGTCGGCGAGGTCGGCGACCCGGGTCGGCGTCAGGCGCGCGTCGGTCGTGCCGTCACCGACCTGCCCGTAGTCGTTGTTGCCCCAGCAGTAGGCGACGCCCTCGGCGATCGCGCAGCTGTTGGGGCCACCGGTGCTGATCGCGGTGACGCCGCTGAGATCGGCGACCCGCGTGGGTGTCTGGCGTGTCTCGGTCGTGCCGTCGCCGATCTGGCCGGCGGCGTTGTCGCCCCAGCAGTACGCGGTCCCGTCGCGAATCGAACACGTGGTACCGAGACCGGCGCTGAGCTGCGCCTGGGCGTCCGTGGCAGCCAGGGGCGACGACGCGGCATCAGTGGTGGCCCCGTCGTCAGAGCCGCCGAGGGTGACGACGCCGATGGCGACCACGGCCGCGAGCACGGCGACCGCGACGACCGCGGCCAGGGCGAGCGGCCACCGGCGCCGGCGCGCCGTTGTCCGCGCCGGAGGTGTCGGGGGCGGGGGAGTGGGAGGTGCCAGGGCGGGCGTGGGGGTGGAGCCCCAGGCCAGGGTCGGGTCCGCCGGCGATCGCGGCGGGATGACCTGCGTCGCCGGGAGGGGAGCGCGTGGTCGGTCGTCGGCGCCGGCCCGGTCGAGCGCGGCGTGCAGATCCGCGGCGAACGCGCGGCAGGTGGGATACCGGTCGAGCGGGCCGCGCGCGAGCGCACGGTCGAAGACGGGGTCGAGCGCGGCGAGCCCGGGTCGATGGGTGCTGATCGGCGCCGGCCGCGTCGTGAGCTTCGCGACGATGTGGCGCGTCTGCGTGTCGGCGTCGAACGGGGTTGTGCCGGAGAGCAATTCGTAGGCCGTGCAGGCCAGGGCGTACTGATCCGACGCGGGGCCCGCCGGTTTGCCGTCGAGGATCTCCGGCGCCGCGTAGACGAGGGTCCCCACGAACGACGACGGCGCGGTCAACGTGGTGGCGGTGGTGAGTTTCGCGATCCCGAAGTCGAGCACGACCACGCGGTCGAGGGCGTCGTCCATCGCACGTCGCGTGACCATGATGTTGCCGGGTTTGATGTCGCGATGGATCACGCCGTGCTCGTGTGCGTAGTCGAGCGCGTCGGCGACCCGGGAGACGACGGTCGCCACCTCGTCCGGGCGGAGCGAGGCGCGGCGGAGGTCGCGCCCGTCGAGGTGGGTCATCGTGAACCAGGGGTCGCCGTCGGTGACGCCGTAGTGATAGATCGTCACGATGGCGGGGTGGTCGAGCGCCGCCGCGGTCTGCGCCTCGCGGCTGAACCTCCGCGCGAACTCCTCGTCGACGGTCTCGGCGATCGAGATCACCTTGAGGGCCTCGCGCCGACGCAGTTGGGGGTTCTCGACCAGATAGACGGTGCCCATTCCACCGCTGCCCAACCGCGTGATCACCGGGTAGCCGGCGACCTGGACTGGCTGGGCGGCCATGGGCGTCTCCTGGTGGCGTGACCTGTGTTGCGACGACGATAGCCCCTCCCACGGCCGTCCTGCCCTGACACGGCTCTTGTTCATCCGAACGACATGGCACAATGCTCGACGTGGCAAACAAATCTGGCGCTGAATCATCCACCCCCGGCGAAGCGGGTGCCGGCACCGGCCGAGTCGTGAAGTCCGGTGGCCGCAAGAAGCACTACGTCGACAACGGCTGGCCGCAGGACGACAACGGTGACGCCGCCGAGCACGCCGTCTCCGAACTCGCGACCCACATCTCCGGTGCGCTGTCGCCGTTCGGCGACACCGAGTTCCCGCTTCCGGTCGACGAGCTGCCGTTCGTGCAGTCGAAGACCGTCGTCAACCGCTGACGTCGATGCCCACCGGAGGCGACGGCGGCTCCCGGCTGAGCCACCTCGACGCCTCCGGATCGGCCCGCATGGTCGACGTCGGGGCCAAGCCGTCGACGAAGCGTCGCGCTGTCGCCGCCGGCACGTTCCACACCACCGCCGAGGTGATCGGCCTCCTCAGTGAGTCGAGGCTGCCCAAGGGGGATGTGCTCGCCACGGCGCGCATCGCCGGGATCATGGCGGCCAAGCGGACCGACGAGCTGATTCCGCTGTGCCACCAGTTGGCGTTGTCGTCGGTGGAGGTCGACTTCGCGATCGGTGCCGAGACGATCGAGGTGACCGCGACCGTGGCCACCTCCGGTCAGACGGGCGTCGAGATGGAAGCGCTGACCGCGGTCGCCGTCGCCGGCCTGACACTGCACGACATGGTCAAGGCCGTGGACCGACGCGCGCAGATGGACGGTATCCGCCTCCTCGCCAAGACCGGAGGCAAGTCGGGCGACTGGTACCGCGACCCGGCTGACCCGGCCGATGACTGATCCGGGAACACCACGCGTCGCGCGTGTCGTCGTCGCGTCGAACCGCGCCAGCAGCGGTGTCTACGCCGACCGGTCCGGCCCGATCATCGAGGCATGGCTCGCAGAGCAGGGCTTCCGGGTCGACGAATGCGACGTCGTGGCCGACGGCCCACCGGTCGGCGATGCCGTCCGCGCCGCGATCTACGCCGAGGTCGACCTCGTGATCACCACGGGCGGAACAGGTCTGACGCCCACCGACCGGACTCCGGAACAGACCCGGCCGCTCCTCGACGTCGAGATCCCGGGTCTGGCCGACGCGATCCGGTCGGCCGGCCTGCCCAAGGTGCCGACCGCCGTCCTCTCGCGCGGGCTCGCCGGGGTGGCCGGGAGGACGCTCGTCGTCAACCTGCCCGGTTCGACCGGCGGGGTTCGCGACGGGCTGGGCGTGCTCGCCGGCGTCGTCCACCACGCACTCGATCAGATTCGCGGAGGCGACCACCGATGACCGGAGACGCCGGCACCCGCGTGGTGCTCACCGCTGTCGTCGACGAGCCGATCACGCTGGCCGCCCACGAGGCGATGGTCGCCGCTGCCGCCGAGGGAAAGGCCGGGGCGGTGGTCGGCTTCGTGGGCGCCGTCCGTGACCACGACGGCGGGCGAAGGGTGACCGCCCTGCACTACTCCGGGCATCCCACCGCGACGAAGGTGCTGGCCGACGTCGTCGAGGAGGTCTCAGCGGTCGACGGCGTGCGTGCGGTCGCCGTCTCCCACCGGGTCGGCGACCTCGCGATCGGCGACATAGCCTTCGTGGTCGCGGTGGCCGCCGACCATCGTCGGGCGGCGTTCGAGACCTGCTCGCGTCTCGTCGACGAGGTCAAGTCCCGGCTGCCGGTCTGGAAGCACCAGTTCTTCGACGACGGCACCGACGAGTGGGTCAATTCGGCATAGACCCGCTGGTTGAGCCTGACCCCCGCTGGTCGAGCCTGGCCCCCGCTGGTCGAGCTTGACCCCCGCTGGTTGAGCCGACCCCCGCTGGTTGAGCTTGTCGAAACCATTGGAAAAGGGCCCCGCACGGATGATTCATCGTGCGGGGCCCTTCGTCTGTGTCCCGGATCAGGGGTTGGGCAGCAGGTGCTTGTTGTCGTTGAACAACTTGATCTGGTCCTGGTTCAGCGAGACACCGCTGTCCTTGGCCGCCTGCCAGAGGTTCTTGATCTCGGGGCTGACGCCGGCCTCGGTGAGGGCGTCGGTGACCTGCTTGGCGACGTCGTCGGTCGTCTTGGCCAGGTCGACGCTGCCGTTGCCGCCGGGGAGCACCGGGGCGATCTCACGCGGGGTGTCGGTCGGCGCGCTGCGCGGGGTCGAACCCGAGAGACCGGTGCCGCAGGTGGGCCAGGCGCCCTTGCCCTGCGATCCGAGCACGCGCTCGGCGACGACGATCTGCTCCTCGCGGGAGGCCTGGTCTGCGGTCGGGGCGAACTCGCCGCCGCCGTGGCCGGTCCAGGTGCTCGGCGAGAACTGCAGGCCGCCGTGGTAACCGTTGCCGGTCGCGATGGCCCAGTTGCCACCGGATTCGCACTGCGCGACCTGGTTCCACTCGGCGTCGGTGGCCGCATTGGCGGTACCGGTGCCCAGGAGGGCTGCTCCGCCGCCGAGGACTGCGCCGGTGAGGGCGACCTTTGTGATGGTCTTGGCGGCCGTGCTGGTCGTCTGCTTGCGATGACGTCCGGACATGTATGTGTTTCCTCTCTCCACGCGCCTACGAAGTCAGCTGTCGGGTTCGAGCGAGAGGTGCTCGGCCCCGGTCGTCGCGGTGGTCGCCGCGGCTTCCGGGACTTAACCCCGAGGACACCTGGTGTGGTGTCCGGTCTCAGGGGATGAGGTTGGGTCCCCCGTCCTCGTTCCTAGATTGCTTGTCGTTCCCACCGGCGGAACGAGGCTCGGCGCGGCCGGTGGGACGTTATGTCTTGGTTGCTGTGTCGTGACCTCCGAGGAGGACGCTTCGTACAGTACGTCGTTCGTTGGACTGAATCACCTGGCTGAACGCAAGCGATTTTCGGCCCGGATCCGGGTCTTCCGACCCACTTTGGGCGTCATCCCAGTTCAACGGGTTAGTGGCCGTCCCGTGCCCATCCTGTTACTCCACCGTTATGTGACAAAGGTCACAAGCCCGGTGTGGCGTCAGCCACCGGCAAACGGCGGGAGAACGTCGAGTGTCGTGCACGTGCCGAGTGCGCGCGTTCGATCGGAGAACGCGATCTCGTCGCGCAGATACGAGCAGCGTTCGAGAACTGTGGCGAGGGAGGGGTTTCCGGCGGCGAGGGTCTCTTCCAGGACGCGGAGGGTGGTCGTCGGGTCGATCTCGACGACTCTCTCCTCGGCGCCGGCCGCGGCGCGCGCGGCGGCGAAGAATCGGACTGTGAGCTGCATCGGACGCGAGCCTAGCCGCCGATCGCCGACATCGGTCGGTCCGGTTGCCGGAAGCCCGCGGCGTTCACCTCGTGACCGGCCGCCTTGGCCCACATGTTGCCGCGCCACAGGTGTGCGAGCGCGGCGTCGATCTCGTCGTCGGGGAGTGTGCGCAGAGCGGTGCGGACATCGGTTTCCGACGTCGCGAACAGACAGTTGCGCAGCGTCCCGTCCGCGGTGAGCCGGGTGCGGTCGCAGTCCCCGCAGAAGGGCTCGGTGACCGACGCGATGACCCCCACGCGTGCGGGCCCGTGAGATCCCTGGTGACCGTCGACGAGCCACGTGGCGGCCGGAGCACTCCCGCGCGGCGCGGGATCGGGCAGGAGGGTGAAGCGCTCACGCAGCGTTGCGAGGATCTCACGGGCGGTCACCATCTGCGCTCGCTGCCATGCGTGGTCGGCGTCGAGGGGCATCTGCTCGATGATCCGCAACTCGTAGCCGTGCTCGAGGCAGTACGCGAGCAGGTCCGGAACGCCCGCCAGATCCGCGCGGGCGGGCACGACGGCGTTGACCTTGACCGGGTCGAGTCCGGCGCGGCGCGCCGCCGCCAGGCCGTCGAGCACGTCCGTCAGCCGGTCTCGCCGGGTGATCTCGGCGAATCGGGCGGGGTCGATGGTGTCGAGCGAGATGTTGATGCGGTCGAGGCCGGCGTCGACCAGGCTCGCCACCCGTCGTGGCAGTCCGAGTCCGTTCGTGGTCATCGCGATCTCGGGGGCCTGGGGGAGGCCGGCGACGGCCGCGATGATGTCCTCCAGATCGCGCCGCAGCAAGGGTTCACCGCCGGTGAACCGGATGCGGTCGATACCCAGGTCGCGAACCGCGACCGTCAGCACCCGGATCAGTTCGTCCGTGGACAGCACCTGGTCGGTGGGCATCCAGTCCAGGCCCTCGGCGGGCATGCAGTACGAGCAACGCAGATTGCAGCGGTCGGTGACCGAGACCCGGAGATCCTTCGCCACCCGGCCGAACGTGTCGCGCAGCGGACCCTCGGCCGGCGCGTCGGAAGCCGCTGCGTCCCGCGGGGACACAGGCGATGGGATTCCGAGGCCGACGGTGTTCATGCTGCGCAGAGACTCATTTCCGGGTGGGATCCTTCCGTGCCTCGAGCGCACGGAACGTGCTGGCGTGGAAGACCAGGGGTTCGACGCCGGGATCGGCGCGCAGCGACTCGATCTCCAGGAGCACGACGGTGTGGTCGCCGGCCTGGATCTCGTTGTGGATCGTGCACGACAGGTGCGCGGCGGCGTCGGGCACGAAGACCGCGCCCCGATCGGTGCTCAACGGGGTGATGCCGTCGAAGCGGTGCTCCGACGATCCCGCGAGCTGCTTGCAGAGCTCGATCTGGTCGCCGGCGAACACGCTGACCCCGATCGCCGGTGCGGTGCGGATCCGCGGCCAGGTCGTCGAGGTGTTCTGGACGCAGACCGAGACGAGCGGCGGATCGAGCGAGACGGTGGTGAACGAACTGGCCGCCATTCCGATGAGGGTGGTCGAATCCCCGTCGGGTCGTTCGCAACACACCGCGACGACGCCGGACGGGAAGCAACTGTAGGCATCGCGCAGCGCCCGCCCATCGGAGACCGGCGAGAGGTCGGGGGTGGTGTCGATGGTTGTGGTCACGGTCCTCACCTGGCTCGGCGTCCGGCACGGAGTGCGTACACCAGGCCCAGGATGAATCCCAGCGGTGCGCACATGGTCAGCAGGTAGACGGCGGTCGGCGCGGTGTCGCCGTCGGTCACCAATGGTGTGAGGAACAACGCCACGACCGCCAGAATTCCGATTCCGAACACAACCCCGGCCGCCTGCAGCAATCGCGGGGACGACGTCTTCTGCATACCTGCCACGGTAGTGCAACGGCGATCGGTCCGACGCCGCGCGATGCGCGTCCGCCGGGTAATGGTGTGACCTCGGGGTGGGGCGTTGGCTAGGATGGTCGCAGCAGGCGCCTTGCATCCGTCTGGGCTCGCGCGGCATTCGCCGTCGGACCGCCGAGATGGGTGACGGCGTCTTTTGTCGTGACGGGTCGTTTTTCGACAGTTCTAGTACAGATGAGGGTGAGCACAGTGCCGACCGGCAAGGTGAAGTGGTACGACGCGGACAAGGGCTTCGGCTTTCTCTCCCAGGAGAGCGGTGAGGACGTCTACGTCCGTTCGGCAGCGTTGCCCGACGGCGTCGAGGCGCTCAAGCCGGGACAGCGCGTCGAGTTCGGCATGGCCGCCGGTCGTCGCGGACCGCAGGCGTTGAGCGTGAAGGTGCTCGAGCCCGCTCCCAGTGTCTCCAAGAACGTGCGCGAGGCCGCCCGCAAGGACGTCAAGCGGCACACGCCCGACGAGCTGCACGGCATGGTCGCCGACCTCATCACCCTCTTGGAGGGCAAGGTCCAGCCGGACCTGCGCAAGGGCCGTTACCCGGACCGCAAGACCGCGCAGCGGATCTCCGAAGTCGTGCGTGCGGTCGCGCGGGAGCTCGATTCCTGAGGACCGATTCCTGAGGACCTAGGCGTCCGGTGCGGTCTGGACCGCGAGTTCACCGCGGGGCAGGACCTCGTCGGCGGGGGAGAGCCGCGCCGAGGCGGAGATGACGGTGAATCCGATCAGGACCCGGTCCGGTACCGATCGCAGCGTCAGCGTGTAGGTGCTGTCCGATCCCTGCGGTTGCTCGTCTTCGACGAGCCCGCGGGGCGTCTGGTAGACGGCCGCCAGGTTCCACGGGCCCTGCGCGATCTCACTCGAGACGGTCAGCATGACCGTCGAATTCACCGGCACCGGTACCGCCGCGGTCTCGCGCGGCGCGGTGATCTCGGGATCGCATTCGGTCAGCATCAGATCGCACCACCAGCGCGGATCGACCGTGTGCAACTCGTCGCCGACCGCGACGTGCAGGTAGGGCTGGTCGTCGGAGCTTGCGTTGCGGGTCAGCAGGAACACCGATGTCCCCACCACCGCCACGAACAGCACGACGACGATCGCGATGATCGACAG belongs to Gordonia sp. KTR9 and includes:
- a CDS encoding DUF6986 family protein encodes the protein MSVQPGRLGAAFLAEVEATLAPADAVLSDRYPGDDGSRQPVHTVYVPADRYSADLARDWGRAALDTAADHGGLAAIARSTVAHTDSTASALADLVEGKLRTEPVEDLRIDFEDGYGVRSDDEEDAAVDAAVAAIRAAGDASPPFLGIRFKCFEADVRARGLRTLDLFVAGLAETGDLPAGLTLTLPKVTSTDQVVAMVGVARELERVHGLPDGRIGFEIQVETPQAVMGVDGTAAVAPMIHAGEGRVTALHYGTYDYSASLGIAAAYQSMEHPAADHAKAVMQLAAAGTGVRLSDGSTNILPVGDPDAVEAGWALHARLVRRHLERGFYQGWDLHPAQLVTRFLATYAFYRDGFDSAAVRLRNYAHRIESSVLDEPATARALAGFIRRGELCGALTVDEVENATDLPIAKVREIALPHSQRTTR
- a CDS encoding IclR family transcriptional regulator, which translates into the protein MAGNSGGVQSVERAFELLELIGRAGGECSLSHLSAESPLPPPTIHRLLRTLVGIGYVRQLPNRSYALGPRLIRLGEVANRQLGAVAAPVLASLVGELSETASLAVLDGDMVIYVAQVPSPHSMRTNNEVGRRVTMHNTAVGKAVLAELDDARILKHVTQAGLTAATEWSVTSLSGVFAAVEQVRADGVATDEQEHEVGVCGMAVAVPGAPTPMAVGISGPVARFDDDLRTRAVGALRAAAGTVSEALIGSRET
- a CDS encoding protein kinase domain-containing protein codes for the protein MPLSPGTHIAGYRVVSQLGAGGMGEVYLVENLQLERREALKVISTAVSAQPGFNQRFTNEARTTAKLDHRSIITIHQYGISDGSPWFSMSYVDGKDLTEERLTPAEVSTVVTEVADALDYAHRHHVVHRDIKPANILVTRDPATSVVERALVLDFGIAKLAGSANLTGTHSFIGTVAFSAPETLEGADATARSDQYSLACTAYALLAGQPPFVGQSEPSVMLGHIQRPVPHIGQLRGDLAQLDPVFQRALSKNPAARYPDCRSFAAALKSALDSPAAQGNTMVAGSVPPPTLVGGGTGGPSAGHPSGPQQHFGPPHGQYTPPPQATMTGPSGPQPLMNKPSGPQPMYSSAPHLSGPHAQPGQPQPGYPAGMPPVPPGKKKRTGLIIAGVLGAVLLLVVAAVVGLAVIGSTVDDPEKATVAQPVVTTNFGSSCAVVTGSVHCWGDNDTGQLGDGTTTPHTRPVPVTGVSNATAVATGGYLTGENAYVATACAIAAGDAFCWGNNHYGEVGNGTSGSTVDTATKVGTISDVKAISTGWGTTCAVAGTDAYCWGNNEYGQLGTGGGTDPVSAPTKVPGLGVVTDIATAYGTTCAVSDGSAFCWGANDNGQIGDGSTTARSAPVKVGTLTDVTDIAIGGYHEASDDDDPNTNTSTYFQTTCAVAGGDAWCWGSNAYGQIGDGTSETRQAPVKVSNLSGVSAISTDWGTTCAVSDDRAFCWGDDDRSQLGSSGGSVKIPREVSTLTDVTSISTGNGTSCAMSAASVYCWGFNNDGQIGDGSSGDGANRTTPTKLTI
- a CDS encoding protein kinase domain-containing protein, with amino-acid sequence MAAQPVQVAGYPVITRLGSGGMGTVYLVENPQLRRREALKVISIAETVDEEFARRFSREAQTAAALDHPAIVTIYHYGVTDGDPWFTMTHLDGRDLRRASLRPDEVATVVSRVADALDYAHEHGVIHRDIKPGNIMVTRRAMDDALDRVVVLDFGIAKLTTATTLTAPSSFVGTLVYAAPEILDGKPAGPASDQYALACTAYELLSGTTPFDADTQTRHIVAKLTTRPAPISTHRPGLAALDPVFDRALARGPLDRYPTCRAFAADLHAALDRAGADDRPRAPLPATQVIPPRSPADPTLAWGSTPTPALAPPTPPPPTPPARTTARRRRWPLALAAVVAVAVLAAVVAIGVVTLGGSDDGATTDAASSPLAATDAQAQLSAGLGTTCSIRDGTAYCWGDNAAGQIGDGTTETRQTPTRVADLSGVTAISTGGPNSCAIAEGVAYCWGNNDYGQVGDGTTDARLTPTRVADLADVTAISTANWATCAISAGAAYCWGTNDFDQLGDGSTANQYRPVRVAGLDDVTAISVGVNFACAVAAGDAYCWGLNDNGQVGDGTTTNRVSPTRVADLDGATTVSAGAATACAVAGASAYCWGNNDFGQLGDGSTYGRRTATPVTGLGEVESISTGTSNTTCALAGGVAYCWGANAWGSVGDGTLTDRPAPTRVRELSDVSAVSAGERTSCALASEYLWCWGFNATGQLGVGGTDDRPTPTQVTF
- the moaC gene encoding cyclic pyranopterin monophosphate synthase MoaC, which codes for MPTGGDGGSRLSHLDASGSARMVDVGAKPSTKRRAVAAGTFHTTAEVIGLLSESRLPKGDVLATARIAGIMAAKRTDELIPLCHQLALSSVEVDFAIGAETIEVTATVATSGQTGVEMEALTAVAVAGLTLHDMVKAVDRRAQMDGIRLLAKTGGKSGDWYRDPADPADD
- a CDS encoding MogA/MoaB family molybdenum cofactor biosynthesis protein; this translates as MTDPGTPRVARVVVASNRASSGVYADRSGPIIEAWLAEQGFRVDECDVVADGPPVGDAVRAAIYAEVDLVITTGGTGLTPTDRTPEQTRPLLDVEIPGLADAIRSAGLPKVPTAVLSRGLAGVAGRTLVVNLPGSTGGVRDGLGVLAGVVHHALDQIRGGDHR
- a CDS encoding molybdenum cofactor biosynthesis protein MoaE codes for the protein MTGDAGTRVVLTAVVDEPITLAAHEAMVAAAAEGKAGAVVGFVGAVRDHDGGRRVTALHYSGHPTATKVLADVVEEVSAVDGVRAVAVSHRVGDLAIGDIAFVVAVAADHRRAAFETCSRLVDEVKSRLPVWKHQFFDDGTDEWVNSA